A region of Pseudomonas saponiphila DNA encodes the following proteins:
- a CDS encoding amino acid permease has product MASANSALHRGLSTRHIRFIALGSAIGTGLFYGSAAAIQRAGPSVLLAYLIGGAAIYLTMRALGEMAVRTPVSGSFGQYASTYLGRFPGFLTGWSYAFSMLMVCLADVTAFGVYMGLWFPETPRWIWVLSIVLGIGALNLCSVRVFGELEFWLSMLKVGAIVAMIVGGFTLLFFGIQLGDEQSRGGLGNLWEYGGFFPNGVEGMIASFTIVMFAFGGIEVIGITAGEAKDPQRMIPKAINSVPLRILIFYVFTLLILLTLAPWSSIGSQGSPFVQIFSSLGIDSAATVLNIVVISAVVSAINSDIFSAGRMMYGMAAIGQAPAVFARTSRFGVPWMTVLVMSVALLLGVLLNYWVPERLFLVFASLVTFSVVWVWLMILLSQIAMRRGLTTREVHELQFPVPLGIAGQACAVVFMLFIFAVLGAFADTRLALYVGVGWLALLSLAYWIWIRPAAVHGVVTEPGLETHE; this is encoded by the coding sequence ATGGCTAGCGCGAATTCTGCATTGCACCGTGGCTTGAGTACCCGGCATATCCGCTTCATTGCGTTGGGTTCTGCCATCGGCACGGGCCTGTTCTACGGTTCAGCGGCGGCGATCCAACGGGCCGGCCCTTCGGTTCTGCTGGCGTACCTGATTGGCGGTGCGGCCATCTACCTGACCATGCGCGCGCTGGGGGAAATGGCGGTGAGGACACCGGTTTCCGGCTCCTTCGGACAATACGCCAGCACCTACCTGGGGCGTTTCCCGGGGTTCCTGACCGGCTGGAGCTACGCCTTTTCGATGCTCATGGTGTGCCTGGCGGACGTCACCGCCTTTGGCGTCTACATGGGCCTGTGGTTTCCCGAAACCCCCAGGTGGATCTGGGTACTGAGCATCGTCCTGGGGATCGGCGCCTTGAACCTGTGCAGCGTCCGGGTATTCGGCGAGCTGGAGTTCTGGCTGTCGATGCTCAAGGTTGGCGCCATCGTGGCCATGATCGTCGGCGGCTTTACCTTGCTGTTCTTCGGCATCCAGCTCGGAGACGAACAAAGCCGTGGGGGGCTGGGCAATCTCTGGGAATACGGCGGTTTTTTCCCGAATGGCGTCGAGGGCATGATCGCCTCCTTCACCATTGTCATGTTCGCTTTTGGCGGAATCGAAGTTATAGGCATCACTGCCGGCGAGGCCAAGGATCCGCAACGCATGATTCCCAAGGCCATCAACTCGGTGCCACTGCGGATCCTGATCTTCTATGTTTTCACCTTGCTGATCCTGTTGACGCTGGCTCCCTGGTCGAGCATCGGCAGCCAGGGCAGCCCGTTCGTGCAGATCTTCAGCAGCCTGGGGATAGATTCGGCGGCCACGGTGCTGAACATCGTGGTGATTTCGGCCGTGGTGTCCGCCATCAACAGCGATATCTTCAGTGCCGGCCGCATGATGTACGGCATGGCCGCCATCGGCCAGGCACCGGCGGTGTTTGCCAGAACCTCACGCTTCGGCGTGCCCTGGATGACGGTGCTGGTGATGTCGGTGGCGCTGCTGCTGGGCGTGCTTCTCAATTACTGGGTGCCGGAACGACTGTTCCTGGTCTTCGCTTCCCTGGTGACGTTTTCCGTGGTGTGGGTCTGGCTGATGATCCTGCTGTCGCAGATCGCAATGCGTCGTGGCCTGACAACTCGGGAAGTCCACGAGCTGCAGTTTCCGGTGCCCCTGGGAATTGCCGGCCAGGCCTGCGCCGTGGTTTTCATGCTGTTCATCTTTGCCGTGCTGGGGGCTTTTGCCGACACACGCCTGGCACTGTATGTGGGAGTGGGCTGGCTGGCACTGCTGTCTCTGGCCTACTGGATCTGGATCAGACCGGCCGCTGTACACGGGGTTGTGACCGAGCCCGGTCTTGAAACTCATGAATAG
- a CDS encoding AraC family transcriptional regulator has translation MKPATRIHYGQRMEPVLRWLASHPHSDPDLYHLADLACMSAYHFHRIYRAMMGETLNATVQRMRMHLAAAALAGTQEDLAEVALRAGYESGAAFNRAFSGVFGVPPGRYRATRSRPFDPKESNMYPITIEHFPGVVLAALPHQGSYQEIGPVFTRVFMLAASQGLMHPTACGFGVYLNDPEQVPTEQLRSLAGVSVAPDADLGEKLERFEIPQGRYAILNYVGPYNEMGKAYAWMFSEWLPESGLTPGNFPMFEQYVNDPRSTPPAQLQTRIYLSVE, from the coding sequence ATGAAACCCGCAACCCGAATCCATTACGGCCAGCGCATGGAGCCGGTGCTGCGTTGGCTGGCAAGCCATCCACACAGCGATCCGGACCTGTACCACCTGGCGGACCTGGCCTGTATGTCGGCTTACCACTTTCACCGCATTTACCGCGCGATGATGGGAGAAACGCTGAATGCCACGGTGCAACGGATGCGCATGCATCTGGCTGCCGCGGCACTGGCAGGTACGCAAGAGGACCTGGCCGAGGTGGCCTTGCGTGCCGGGTATGAATCGGGAGCTGCCTTCAACCGGGCATTCTCTGGCGTTTTCGGGGTGCCACCAGGGCGGTATCGCGCAACCCGTTCCCGTCCTTTCGACCCAAAGGAGTCAAATATGTACCCCATTACCATTGAACATTTCCCTGGCGTTGTCCTGGCGGCATTGCCTCATCAGGGTTCCTATCAGGAAATCGGTCCGGTGTTCACCCGTGTTTTCATGCTGGCTGCCAGCCAGGGGCTCATGCACCCGACCGCCTGCGGGTTTGGTGTGTACTTAAATGACCCCGAGCAGGTTCCGACCGAACAGTTGCGTTCCCTGGCCGGAGTCTCGGTCGCGCCTGATGCGGATCTGGGTGAAAAGCTGGAAAGGTTCGAAATCCCTCAAGGGCGCTACGCAATACTGAATTACGTTGGCCCCTACAACGAGATGGGCAAAGCCTATGCCTGGATGTTCTCCGAGTGGCTGCCCGAGAGTGGCCTGACGCCGGGGAATTTTCCGATGTTCGAACAGTATGTAAACGATCCGCGCTCCACCCCGCCTGCACAGCTGCAGACACGAATCTACCTGTCAGTGGAGTAA
- the mnmE gene encoding tRNA uridine-5-carboxymethylaminomethyl(34) synthesis GTPase MnmE: MNVPRETIAAIATAQGRGGVGIVRISGPLAGAAAKAISGRELKPRFAHYGPFLSSQAEVLDEGIALYFPGPNSFTGEDVLELQGHGGPIVLDMLLQRCLELGCRLARPGEFSERAFLNDKLDLAQAEAIADLIEASSAQAARNALRSLQGAFSQRVHNLTEQLIALRIYVEAAIDFPEEEIDFLADGHVLSMLDAVRDELSTVLREAGQGALLRDGMTVVIAGRPNAGKSSLLNALAGREAAIVTDIAGTTRDILKEHIHIDGMPLHVVDTAGLRNTEDQVEKIGVERALKAISEADRVLLVVDATAAEAADPFALWPEFLQQRPDPAKVTLIRNKADLTGEPIALETCDDGHVTISLSAMSAGVGLDLLREHLKACMGYEQTSESSFSARRRHLEALRYASAALEHGRAQLTLAGAGELLAEDLRQAQQSLGEITGAFSSDDLLGRIFSSFCIGK; encoded by the coding sequence ATGAATGTCCCTCGTGAAACCATCGCCGCCATCGCCACCGCCCAAGGGCGCGGCGGCGTGGGCATCGTACGGATTTCCGGGCCCCTGGCGGGCGCGGCGGCCAAGGCCATCAGTGGTCGTGAACTGAAGCCGCGTTTTGCCCATTACGGGCCATTTCTCAGTTCGCAGGCTGAGGTCCTGGACGAAGGCATCGCCCTGTATTTCCCGGGGCCGAACTCCTTTACCGGGGAAGACGTCCTGGAACTTCAGGGCCATGGCGGGCCGATTGTTCTCGACATGCTGCTGCAGCGTTGCCTGGAACTGGGCTGCCGCCTGGCCCGGCCGGGGGAATTCAGTGAACGTGCGTTCCTCAATGACAAACTAGACCTGGCACAGGCCGAAGCCATTGCCGACCTGATCGAAGCCAGCTCGGCACAGGCTGCGCGCAACGCCTTGCGTTCGTTGCAGGGGGCGTTCTCCCAGCGTGTGCATAACTTGACCGAGCAACTGATCGCCCTGCGGATCTACGTCGAAGCGGCGATTGATTTTCCCGAGGAAGAAATCGACTTCCTCGCCGATGGTCATGTCCTCAGCATGCTCGATGCAGTGCGCGATGAGTTATCCACAGTACTGCGTGAAGCCGGGCAGGGTGCCTTGCTGCGTGATGGCATGACCGTGGTGATCGCCGGTCGTCCCAATGCCGGCAAATCCAGCCTGCTCAATGCCCTGGCCGGGCGCGAGGCAGCCATCGTCACCGATATCGCCGGCACCACCCGGGACATCCTCAAGGAACATATCCACATCGATGGCATGCCGTTGCACGTGGTGGACACCGCCGGGCTACGAAATACCGAAGACCAGGTGGAAAAGATCGGTGTCGAACGGGCACTCAAAGCCATCAGTGAAGCGGATCGGGTGTTGCTGGTGGTGGATGCCACTGCAGCCGAGGCCGCGGATCCTTTCGCTTTGTGGCCCGAATTCCTGCAACAGCGGCCGGATCCGGCCAAGGTTACGCTGATTCGCAACAAGGCCGACTTGACCGGCGAGCCCATTGCCCTGGAAACCTGTGATGATGGCCACGTAACCATCAGTCTAAGTGCGATGTCTGCAGGCGTCGGCCTGGATTTGCTGCGTGAGCATCTCAAGGCTTGCATGGGTTATGAACAGACGTCGGAAAGCAGCTTCAGTGCCCGCCGCCGACACCTCGAGGCCCTGCGCTACGCCAGTGCCGCGCTGGAGCATGGCCGTGCCCAGCTGACCCTGGCCGGTGCCGGCGAACTGCTGGCCGAGGATCTGCGCCAGGCCCAGCAGTCCCTGGGGGAAATTACCGGGGCTTTCAGTTCCGATGATCTGCTGGGGCGGATCTTCTCCAGTTTCTGCATCGGCAAGTAG
- the yidC gene encoding membrane protein insertase YidC, whose protein sequence is MDIKRTILIVALAIVSYVMVLKWNQDYGQAALPTQNVASSTTTPGLPDTPNGTSAANDDIPRAASDTTAPAEAPVAASKDLIQIKTDVLDLAVDPQGGDIAQLRLPLYPRRQDHPEIPFQLFDNGNERTYLAQSGLIGSNGPDASPAGRPIYSSEKKSYQLADGQDQLVVDLKFSKDGVHYIKRFTLKRGLYDITVSYLIDNESAQPWTGAMFAQLKRDASSDPSSSTATGTATYLGAALWTSSEPYKKVSMKDMDKVNEDKTKAPITENVQGGWVAWLQHYFVTAWIPPKGENNQVLARKDSKGNYIIGYTGPSMTVAPGAKAETSATLYAGPKSQAVLKELSPGLELTVDYGFLWFIAQPIFWLLQHIHSLVGNWGWSIIFLTMLIKGIFFPLSAASYKSMARMRAVAPKLAALKEKFGDDRQKMSQAMMELYKKEKINPLGGCLPILVQMPVFLSLYWVLLESVEMRQAPFMLWITDLSIKDPFFILPIIMGATMFIQQQLNPTPPDPMQAKVMKMMPIIFTFFFLWFPAGLVLYWVVNNCLSIAQQWYITRKIEAATKKAAA, encoded by the coding sequence ATGGATATCAAACGCACGATCCTGATCGTCGCCCTGGCAATCGTGTCCTATGTCATGGTTCTTAAATGGAACCAGGATTATGGCCAGGCTGCCCTGCCGACTCAGAATGTTGCTTCCAGCACGACCACTCCGGGCTTGCCGGACACGCCAAATGGCACTTCCGCTGCCAACGACGACATTCCGCGCGCAGCAAGCGACACCACTGCACCGGCTGAAGCGCCCGTTGCTGCAAGCAAAGATCTCATTCAGATCAAAACGGATGTGCTCGACCTGGCTGTCGATCCACAAGGTGGGGATATCGCGCAACTGCGTTTGCCACTGTATCCACGTCGTCAAGACCACCCGGAAATCCCGTTCCAGTTGTTCGATAACGGCAATGAGCGGACTTACCTGGCACAAAGCGGCCTGATTGGCAGCAATGGCCCGGACGCAAGCCCGGCTGGTCGTCCGATCTACTCCTCGGAAAAGAAAAGTTATCAACTGGCTGACGGTCAGGACCAACTGGTGGTCGACCTGAAGTTCAGCAAGGACGGCGTCCACTACATCAAGCGTTTCACCCTGAAACGTGGCCTGTATGACATTACCGTTTCCTACCTGATCGACAACGAAAGCGCACAACCTTGGACCGGTGCAATGTTTGCCCAGCTCAAGCGTGACGCCAGTTCCGATCCATCCTCCAGCACCGCCACCGGCACTGCGACTTACCTGGGCGCCGCCCTGTGGACAAGTTCCGAGCCGTACAAAAAAGTGTCCATGAAAGACATGGACAAGGTGAACGAGGATAAAACCAAGGCCCCAATCACTGAAAACGTTCAGGGTGGCTGGGTAGCCTGGCTGCAACACTACTTCGTGACCGCCTGGATTCCGCCAAAAGGCGAGAACAATCAGGTTCTGGCGCGCAAGGACAGCAAGGGTAACTACATCATTGGCTACACCGGCCCTTCGATGACCGTCGCTCCAGGTGCCAAGGCCGAAACCAGCGCCACTCTGTACGCCGGTCCGAAAAGCCAGGCCGTGCTGAAAGAGTTGTCCCCAGGTCTGGAACTGACCGTCGACTACGGCTTCCTGTGGTTCATCGCCCAGCCGATCTTCTGGCTGCTGCAACATATCCACAGCCTGGTGGGTAACTGGGGCTGGTCGATCATCTTCCTGACCATGCTGATCAAGGGGATCTTCTTCCCACTGTCGGCTGCCAGCTACAAATCGATGGCGCGTATGCGTGCCGTAGCTCCGAAACTGGCCGCGCTGAAGGAAAAATTCGGCGACGATCGTCAGAAAATGTCCCAGGCGATGATGGAGCTGTACAAGAAAGAGAAGATCAATCCGCTGGGCGGCTGCTTGCCGATCCTGGTGCAGATGCCGGTCTTCCTGTCCTTGTACTGGGTTCTCCTGGAAAGCGTTGAAATGCGCCAGGCGCCGTTCATGCTGTGGATTACCGACCTGTCGATCAAGGATCCGTTCTTCATCCTGCCGATCATCATGGGCGCCACCATGTTCATCCAGCAGCAGTTGAACCCGACGCCTCCGGATCCGATGCAGGCCAAGGTGATGAAAATGATGCCAATCATCTTCACCTTCTTCTTCCTGTGGTTCCCGGCCGGTCTGGTGCTGTACTGGGTAGTGAACAACTGCCTGTCGATCGCTCAACAGTGGTACATCACTCGTAAGATCGAAGCGGCCACCAAGAAAGCGGCTGCCTGA
- the yidD gene encoding membrane protein insertion efficiency factor YidD has product MRKLALVPIQFYRYAISPLMANHCRFYPSCSCYALEAIENHGLLRGGWLTFRRLGRCHPWNPGGYDPVPPIPTSRSSSMAE; this is encoded by the coding sequence ATGCGTAAACTGGCACTCGTTCCGATCCAGTTTTACCGCTATGCCATTAGTCCTCTGATGGCCAATCACTGTCGTTTCTACCCCAGTTGTTCCTGCTACGCGTTAGAAGCCATCGAAAATCATGGCCTTCTGCGCGGTGGCTGGCTGACCTTTCGTCGTTTAGGTCGCTGTCATCCGTGGAATCCCGGTGGTTATGACCCGGTTCCACCTATCCCTACCTCCCGTTCTTCTTCGATGGCCGAGTAA
- the rnpA gene encoding ribonuclease P protein component, producing the protein MSQDFSREKRLLTPRHFKAVFDSPTGKVPGKNLLLLARNNDLDHPRLGLVIGKKSVKLSVERNRLKRLMRESFRLHQDSLVGWDIVIVARKGLGDVENPELIQHFGKLWKRLARSKPEPAVKSETVGVDSPDA; encoded by the coding sequence GTGAGTCAGGACTTCAGTCGGGAAAAGCGTCTGCTTACACCCCGGCACTTCAAGGCGGTCTTTGACTCCCCTACCGGCAAGGTTCCGGGGAAAAATCTCCTGCTCCTTGCGCGCAACAACGACCTGGATCATCCCCGTCTGGGGCTCGTGATCGGGAAAAAGAGCGTAAAGCTCTCCGTTGAGCGCAATCGCCTCAAGCGTCTGATGCGCGAATCGTTTCGTCTCCACCAGGATTCACTGGTCGGATGGGATATCGTTATCGTCGCGCGCAAAGGTTTGGGCGATGTAGAAAACCCCGAATTGATTCAGCATTTCGGCAAACTCTGGAAACGTCTGGCGCGCAGCAAGCCGGAACCAGCAGTCAAATCCGAAACTGTAGGGGTAGACAGTCCCGATGCGTAA
- the rpmH gene encoding 50S ribosomal protein L34 produces MKRTFQPSTIKRARTHGFRARMATKNGRAVLSRRRAKGRARLAV; encoded by the coding sequence ATGAAACGTACTTTCCAACCAAGCACTATCAAACGCGCTCGTACCCACGGTTTCCGTGCTCGCATGGCTACCAAGAACGGTCGTGCCGTCCTGTCGCGTCGTCGCGCCAAAGGTCGTGCGCGTCTGGCAGTTTGA
- the dnaA gene encoding chromosomal replication initiator protein DnaA gives MSVELWQQCVELLRDELPAQQFNTWIRPLQVEAEGDELRVYAPNRFVLDWVNEKYLGRVLELLDEHGNGSAPVLSLLIGSKRSSAPRAAPNAPLAAAASQALQAAAANATPAAAPAPTPAPTSAPAKKAAAQKSAEVSEEPSRDSFDPMAGASSQQAPVRAEQRTVQVEGALKHTSYLNRTFTFENFVEGKSNQLARAAAWQVADNPKHGYNPLFLYGGVGLGKTHLMHAVGNHLLKKNPNAKVVYLHSERFVADMVKALQLNAINEFKRFYRSVDALLIDDIQFFARKERSQEEFFHTFNALLEGGQQVILTSDRYPKEIEGLEERLKSRFGWGLTVAVEPPELETRVAILMKKADQAKVELPHDAAFFIAQRIRSNVRELEGALKRVIAHSHFMGRDITIELIRESLKDLLALQDKLVSVDNIQRTVAEYYKIKISDLLSKRRSRSVARPRQVAMALSKELTNHSLPEIGDVFGGRDHTTVLHACRKINELKESDADIREDYKNLLRTLTT, from the coding sequence GTGTCAGTGGAACTTTGGCAGCAGTGCGTGGAGCTTCTGCGTGATGAGCTGCCTGCCCAGCAATTCAACACTTGGATCCGTCCGCTACAGGTCGAAGCCGAAGGCGACGAGTTGCGTGTTTACGCACCGAATCGTTTTGTTCTCGATTGGGTCAACGAAAAGTACCTGGGGCGCGTGCTCGAGCTGCTGGATGAACACGGCAACGGCAGTGCGCCGGTTCTTTCCTTATTAATAGGCAGCAAACGCAGTTCGGCGCCTCGCGCTGCACCTAATGCGCCACTGGCCGCCGCAGCCTCGCAAGCGCTGCAAGCGGCAGCGGCCAATGCCACCCCGGCGGCGGCTCCTGCGCCAACTCCGGCACCCACTTCCGCTCCGGCCAAGAAAGCCGCGGCGCAGAAGAGTGCCGAAGTCAGCGAAGAACCCTCTCGTGACAGCTTCGACCCGATGGCGGGCGCCAGCTCGCAGCAGGCACCGGTACGCGCCGAGCAGCGTACTGTCCAGGTAGAAGGCGCGCTCAAGCACACCAGCTATCTGAACCGCACCTTCACCTTTGAGAATTTTGTCGAGGGCAAGTCCAACCAGCTGGCCCGCGCGGCGGCCTGGCAGGTGGCGGACAACCCCAAGCATGGCTACAACCCGCTGTTCCTGTATGGCGGCGTCGGTTTGGGTAAAACCCACTTGATGCACGCAGTGGGTAACCACCTATTAAAGAAGAACCCGAATGCCAAGGTCGTGTACCTGCATTCCGAGCGCTTCGTGGCGGACATGGTCAAGGCGTTGCAGCTCAATGCCATCAACGAATTCAAGCGCTTCTACCGTTCGGTCGATGCGCTGCTGATCGATGACATTCAGTTCTTCGCCCGCAAGGAGCGTTCCCAGGAAGAGTTTTTCCATACCTTCAACGCCCTCCTTGAAGGCGGCCAGCAGGTGATCCTCACCAGCGACCGCTATCCCAAGGAGATCGAGGGCCTGGAAGAGCGCCTCAAGTCGCGCTTCGGCTGGGGCCTGACGGTGGCGGTCGAGCCTCCGGAACTGGAAACCCGGGTCGCGATCCTGATGAAGAAGGCCGACCAGGCCAAGGTCGAACTGCCTCACGATGCGGCGTTCTTCATTGCCCAGCGGATCCGCTCCAACGTCCGTGAACTGGAAGGCGCGCTCAAGCGGGTCATTGCCCACTCGCACTTCATGGGCCGCGACATCACCATCGAGCTGATTCGCGAATCCCTGAAGGACCTGTTGGCCCTTCAGGACAAGCTGGTGTCTGTGGATAACATCCAGCGCACCGTCGCCGAGTACTACAAGATCAAGATTTCCGATCTGCTGTCCAAGCGACGTTCGCGTTCGGTGGCCCGTCCGCGTCAGGTGGCCATGGCCCTGTCCAAGGAACTGACCAACCACAGCCTGCCGGAAATCGGCGATGTGTTCGGCGGCCGCGACCACACCACCGTGCTGCACGCCTGCCGCAAGATCAATGAACTTAAGGAATCCGACGCGGACATCCGCGAGGACTACAAGAACCTGCTGCGTACTCTGACCACTTGA
- the dnaN gene encoding DNA polymerase III subunit beta: MHFTIQREALLKPLQLVAGVVERRQTLPVLSNVLLVVEGQQLSLTGTDLEVELVGRVQLEEPAEPGEITVPARKLMDICKSLPNDALIDIKVDEQKLVVKAGRSRFTLSTLPANDFPTVEEGPGSLTCQLEQSKLRRLIERTSFAMAQQDVRYYLNGMLLEVSAGIIRAVATDGHRLAMCSMQADIGQPDRHQVIVPRKGILELARLLTEPDGNVSIVLGQHHIRATTGEFTFTSKLVDGKFPDYERVLPKGGDKLVLGDRQALREAFSRTAILSNEKYRGIRLQLANGQLKIQANNPEQEEAEEEVGVEYNGGSLEIGFNVSYLLDVLGVMTTEQVRLILSDSNSSALVQESDNDDSAYVVMPMRL, translated from the coding sequence ATGCATTTCACCATTCAACGCGAAGCCCTGTTGAAACCTCTGCAACTGGTCGCCGGCGTCGTCGAACGTCGTCAGACCTTGCCGGTGCTTTCCAACGTGCTGCTGGTTGTCGAAGGCCAGCAACTGTCGCTGACCGGTACCGACCTGGAAGTCGAACTGGTCGGTCGCGTACAACTTGAAGAGCCGGCCGAACCGGGGGAAATCACCGTTCCCGCGCGCAAGCTGATGGACATCTGCAAGAGCCTGCCCAACGATGCGCTGATCGACATCAAGGTCGATGAGCAGAAGCTGGTGGTGAAGGCCGGGCGTAGCCGCTTCACCCTGTCGACCCTGCCGGCCAACGATTTCCCGACTGTGGAAGAAGGCCCGGGCTCGCTGACCTGCCAGTTGGAGCAGAGCAAGCTGCGTCGCCTGATCGAGCGCACCAGCTTCGCCATGGCCCAGCAGGACGTGCGCTACTACCTCAACGGCATGTTGCTGGAGGTTTCCGCCGGGATCATTCGCGCCGTGGCCACCGACGGTCACCGTCTGGCGATGTGCTCGATGCAGGCCGACATCGGCCAGCCGGATCGTCACCAGGTGATCGTGCCGCGTAAAGGCATCCTGGAACTGGCGCGCCTGCTCACCGAGCCGGACGGTAACGTCAGCATCGTCCTGGGTCAGCACCACATCCGCGCCACCACCGGCGAGTTCACCTTCACCTCCAAGCTGGTGGACGGTAAGTTCCCGGACTACGAGCGCGTGCTGCCAAAAGGTGGCGACAAACTGGTATTGGGCGACCGCCAGGCCCTGCGTGAAGCCTTCAGCCGTACCGCGATCCTGTCCAACGAGAAATATCGCGGCATCCGTCTGCAACTGGCCAATGGTCAGCTGAAGATCCAGGCCAACAACCCGGAGCAGGAAGAAGCGGAAGAAGAAGTAGGCGTGGAATACAACGGCGGCTCGCTGGAAATCGGCTTCAACGTCAGCTACCTGCTGGACGTACTGGGCGTGATGACCACCGAACAGGTTCGCCTGATCCTGTCCGACTCCAACAGCAGTGCGCTGGTGCAGGAATCCGACAACGACGACTCGGCTTACGTTGTCATGCCGATGCGCCTGTAA
- the recF gene encoding DNA replication/repair protein RecF (All proteins in this family for which functions are known are DNA-binding proteins that assist the filamentation of RecA onto DNA for the initiation of recombination or recombinational repair.), which translates to MSLSRVSVTAVRNLHPVTFSPSPRINLLYGANGSGKTSVLEAIHLLGLARSFRSTRLLPVIQYEQLACTVFGQVELAEGGHSNLGISRDRQGEFQIRIDGQNARSAAQLAEILPLQLINPDSFRLLEGAPKIRRQFLDWGVFHVEPRFMSTWQRLQKALRQRNSWLRHGTLDAASQAAWDRELCQASAEIDEYRRAYIKALKPVFERTLGELLQLEGLTLSYYRGWDKDRELSEVLATALHRDQQMGHTQAGPQRADLRLRLGGHNAADILSRGQQKLVVCALRIAQGHLVSQARRGQCIYLVDDLPSELDEQHRRALCRLLEDLRCQVFITCVDHELLREGWQTETPVALFHVEQGRITQTHDHRE; encoded by the coding sequence ATGTCCCTCAGTCGCGTCTCGGTCACCGCGGTGCGCAATCTGCACCCGGTGACCTTCTCCCCCTCTCCTCGCATCAACCTTCTCTACGGCGCCAACGGCAGTGGCAAGACCAGCGTGCTGGAAGCCATCCATCTGCTAGGGCTTGCCCGCTCGTTCCGCAGCACCCGCCTGTTACCGGTGATCCAGTATGAGCAACTGGCCTGCACGGTATTTGGCCAGGTGGAGTTGGCTGAGGGCGGACACAGCAACCTGGGGATATCTCGGGATCGCCAGGGGGAGTTCCAGATCCGCATCGACGGGCAGAATGCCCGCAGCGCCGCTCAGCTGGCGGAAATCCTGCCGCTGCAGCTGATCAACCCGGACAGCTTTCGCCTGCTCGAAGGTGCTCCCAAGATCCGCCGGCAGTTCCTGGACTGGGGCGTGTTCCATGTGGAACCGCGCTTCATGTCCACCTGGCAGCGCCTGCAGAAGGCCCTGCGGCAGCGGAACTCATGGCTGCGGCATGGTACACTTGACGCCGCTTCGCAAGCGGCCTGGGACCGGGAACTGTGTCAGGCCAGCGCTGAAATCGATGAATACCGCCGCGCTTACATCAAAGCCTTGAAACCAGTCTTTGAGCGGACCTTGGGCGAACTGCTGCAGCTCGAGGGCCTGACGCTTAGCTATTACCGTGGTTGGGACAAGGACCGAGAGCTCAGTGAAGTACTCGCGACCGCCCTGCACCGTGATCAGCAAATGGGTCATACCCAGGCCGGTCCACAACGTGCTGATCTGCGTCTGCGCTTAGGCGGACACAACGCCGCGGACATCTTGTCCCGTGGCCAGCAGAAGTTGGTGGTCTGTGCCTTGCGCATTGCCCAGGGGCACCTGGTGAGCCAGGCCCGTCGCGGTCAGTGTATTTATCTGGTGGATGACTTGCCGTCCGAGTTGGACGAGCAGCACCGCCGCGCACTTTGTCGCTTGCTGGAAGACTTACGCTGCCAGGTGTTCATCACCTGTGTAGACCACGAATTATTGAGGGAAGGCTGGCAGACGGAAACGCCAGTCGCCTTGTTCCACGTGGAACAAGGCCGTATCACCCAGACCCACGACCATCGGGAGTGA